From a region of the Oncorhynchus mykiss isolate Arlee chromosome 32, USDA_OmykA_1.1, whole genome shotgun sequence genome:
- the LOC110489318 gene encoding claudin-9-like yields MVNTGMQLISFTCAVTGWVMAIAVTALPQWKVSAFIGSNILTSEIKWEGIWMSCIYQTTGHMQCKTYDSMLALPPDLQAARALMCVAIFLGWLSCTVSCCGMKCTTCAGDDRRAKAGIALSGGVLFILTGLCVLVPVSWTANTVVQDFYNPNVPVMYKRELGQAIYLGWASAVILIISGAVLSSTCPHIERGGGEYRRGYMGRSFPNLRPSPLAPDPPKPITSNSVPLKEYV; encoded by the coding sequence ATGGTCAACACAGGCATGCAGCTGATCAGCTTCACCTGTGCGGTAACAGGTTGGGTCATGGCCATTGCTGTGACGGCCTTGCCTCAGTGGAAGGTGTCAGCCTTCATCGGCAGCAACATCCTCACCTCCGAGATCAAGTGGGAGGGCATCTGGATGAGCTGCATCTATCAGACCACGGGCCACATGCAGTGCAAGACCTACGACTCCATGCTGGCTCTGCCCCCGGACCTCCAGGCAGCTCGTGCCCTCATGTGTGTGGCCATCTTCCTGGGCTGGTTGTCCTGCACCGTGTCCTGCTGCGGCATGAAGTGCACCACGTGCGCTGGCGACGATCGTCGCGCCAAGGCGGGCATCGCCCTCTCCGGCGGCGTGCTATTCATCCTGACGGGCCTGTGCGTGCTGGTGCCCGTCTCCTGGACCGCCAACACGGTGGTCCAGGACTTCTACAACCCCAACGTGCCTGTCATGTACAAGCGAGAGCTTGGCCAGGCGATCTACCTGGGTTGGGCATCCGCAGTTATTCTGATAATCAGCGGGGCCGTGCTGAGCAGCACCTGCCCCCATAtcgagaggggaggaggggagtaccGCCGGGGATACATGGGCCGAAGCTTTCCTAACTTGCGCCCCTCCCCCCTCGCACCTGATCCTCCGAAACCTATCACCTCTAACAGCGTGCCCCTGAAAGAATATGTGTAG